In one Musa acuminata AAA Group cultivar baxijiao chromosome BXJ2-5, Cavendish_Baxijiao_AAA, whole genome shotgun sequence genomic region, the following are encoded:
- the LOC135612915 gene encoding uncharacterized protein LOC135612915, whose protein sequence is MQFFSGSSAVDISPSPAAPPGTATALSGNNANVLYIFNRSGVCLLYREWHRPLRTLDANQDQKLMFGLLFSLRSFTAKMDPTSVDKGNLGVPLLPGQGCSFYSFRTNTYKLSFMESPSGIKLILITHPKTSDHQESLKHIYNLYVEYVVKNPLYVPGTPIKSELFDTNLDQYVKTLI, encoded by the exons ATGCAGTTCTTCAGCGGCTCCTCGGCGGTGGACATCAGCCCGTCCCCAGCGGCGCCGCCCGGTACGGCGACTGCGCTTAGCGGGAACAACGCAAACGTGCTGTACATCTTTAACCGGAGCGGCGTCTGCTTACTCTACCGCGAGTGGCACCGCCCCCTCCGTACCCTCGACGCCAACCAGGACCAGAAGCTCATGTTCGGCCTCCTCTTCTCCCTCCGGTCCTTCACCGCCAAGATGGATCCCACCAG CGTCGATAAGGGCAATCTCGGGGTGCCGCTGTTGCCGGGGCAAGGCTGTTCCTTCTACAGTTTTCGGACCAATACCTATAAGCTGAGCTTCATGGAAAGCCCGTCTGGGATAAAG CTTATTTTGATCACACATCCAAAGACCAGTGACCATCAAGAGTCTCTGAAACACATATACAATCTTTATGTGGAATATGTTGTAAAGAATCCTCTCTATGTTCCTGGTACTCCAATCAA GTCTGAACTCTTTGATACCAATCTGGACCAATATGTGAAAACACTGATCTAG
- the LOC103985423 gene encoding uncharacterized protein LOC103985423 yields MSMLDAFFNKGFRGAKCKTLLKLTIPRIRLLRNRREIQLKQMRKDIAKLLEDGQEATARIRVEHIIREENMMAAQEILELFCELIAVRLPIIESQRECPLDLKEAISTICFAAPRCADLPELQQVQMLFAAKYGKEFATAATYLLPDCGVNRQVIELLSIRVPSVETKMKLLKEIAEQHELDWDPSATENEFRKPHEDLLNGPNHVTNGSSLPLPPQKHDEHDDALSSDHTDESHIEPGSDADLDSLDLPQVPKDSIRATIDVPSALGNVSSRPPSAAHDLGFGHPEVTKSIPSEDMAQVPLVEPAVSDSEPSSTSSPNQSNAVIAANRQFIPFLSPPPLSSFSAPPKQNEFSDPTSLSSTSQPAPSPPTPSPNGAECVLPPPPLSSFSDYQAQNEPASSHPSFSSRAKCEIDVDLQDVLTAAQSAAETAEHAAIAARAAANLAQVRLTDLLAKSENSGNESHGEGFEEQTDLANPIFHHQQYSFGNNEKSTDYGQGQIWDSPTHRSHEPQSSPVSEDEPYLSYPNLFASKDSYLKSDIHD; encoded by the exons ATGTCGATGCTCGATGCTTTCTTCAACAAGGGCTTCAGAGGAGCGAAATG CAAAACGCTGCTGAAGCTGACAATTCCGAGAATAAGGTTGCTGCGGAATAGACGGGAGATTCAGCTGAAGCAGATGCGGAAGGATATTGCCAAGCTTCTTGAGGATGGTCAAGAAGCCACTGCCCGGATTCGG GTGGAGCACATCATCCGGGAGGAGAATATGATGGCAGCGCAGGAGATCCTCGAGCTTTTCTGCGAGCTGATCGCTGTCCGCCTTCCCATAATAGAATCGCAAAG GGAATGTCCTTTAGACTTGAAAGAAGCAATTTCCACTATTTGTTTTGCTGCACCGAGATGTGCGGACCTGCCTGAACTTCAGCAGGTGCAAATGTTGTTTGCTGCTAAATATGGCAAGGAATTTGCGACAGCAGCAACTTATCTCTTGCCAGATTGTGGAGTTAATCGCCAG GTAATTGAACTGCTGTCGATTCGGGTTCCTTCAGTTGAAACAAAAATGAAGTTGTTAAAGGAAATTGCCGAGCAACATGAGTTAGATTGGGATCCGTCTGCCACCGAAAATGAGTTCCGCAAGCCGCACGAGGATTTATTG AATGGACCAAACCATGTCACAAATGGATCGTCATTGCCTCTTCCGCCACagaaacatgatgaacatgatgatgcATTATCTTCCGACCATACGGATGAGTCTCATATTGAACCTGGTTCGGATGCAGATTTAGATTCCTTGGATCTTCCTCAAGTTCCAAAGGATTCGATTCGGGCAACTATAGATGTCCCATCAGCCTTAGGGAATGTCTCAAGTCGACCACCTTCTGCTGCCCATGACCTTGGATTCGGTCATCCTGAGGTTACCAAGTCTATTCCAAGTGAGGATATGGCACAAGTTCCACTTGTGGAACCTGCTGTAAGTGACTCAGAGCCATCAAGTACTTCCTCACCAAATCAATCCAATGCTGTTATCGCAGCAAACAGACAATTCATCCCATTTCTTAGCCCCCcacctctttcttctttttctgccCCTCCAAAGCAAAATGAGTTTTCTGATCCTACATCGCTCTCTTCTACTAGTCAGCCAGCCCCCTCCCCACCAACACCATCTCCAAATGGAGCTGAATGTGTTCTTCCTCCACCACCATTGTCTTCTTTTTCAGACTATCAGGCTCAAAATGAACCAGCTTCCTCTCATCCATCCTTCTCTTCACGGGCAAAATGTGAGATAGATGTGGACTTACAGGATGTGTTAACTGCTGCCCAGTCTGCAGCTGAAACCGCAGAACATGCAGCTATTGCAGCACGAGCAGCTGCAAACCTTGCTCAGGTTAGACTTACTGATCTCCTCGCAAAATCAGAAAATAGTGGAAATGAATCTCACGGTGAAGGCTTTGAGGAACAAACGGATTTGGCAAATCCGATCTTCCATCATCAACAGTATTCTTTCGGCAATAATGAGAAAAGTACTGACTATGGACAGGGGCAGATATGGGATTCACCAACTCATAGATCTCATGAACCTCAAAGCTCACCTGTTAGTGAGGATGAACCATATCTCTCATACCCCAACTTGTTCGCATCTAAAGACTCCTATCTCAAGTCAGATATTCACGATTGA
- the LOC135612918 gene encoding protein HEAT INTOLERANT 4-like translates to MRKPRASLASKKRKALAAAAREEEGSSSGGSKSPEELQKESNKGAARGKRVKAAKPKPETEYLPEKRNMEDLWQAAFPVGTEWDNMDKIREINWDFSNLEDAFEEGGELYGKTVYMFGSTEAQMLAVNGQEKVVLIPIVVAVVSPIPPSDQIGIKSVQREKEEILPMKTMKMAWIPYIPLENRQSQVDRLKTQIFTMGCTQRRSALRHLKVERVKQYDYCLPYLQSLKADEDEDDTVVNIMFPLEPPIVCDFDWEMDDLEEFTDSLISEETLPEDKKDEFKEYVKEQVRERRKAQRQAKEARKKAIEDMDPKTRAAFENMKFYKFYPVQTPDTPDISKVKVAYINRYYGKAHFVR, encoded by the exons ATGAGGAAGCCCAGGGCATCGTTGGCATCGAAGAAGAGGAAGGCTTTGGCCGCCGCGGCGAGGGAGGAAgagggcagcagcagcggcgggagCAAGTCGCCGGAGGAGCTCCAGAAGGAGTCGAACAAGGGTGCCGCCAGAGGGAAGAGGGTCAAGGCGGCCAAGCCCAAACCGGAGACCGAGTACCTCCCCGAGAAGAGGAACATG GAAGATCTTTGGCAAGCAGCTTTTCCTGTTGGAACTGAG TGGGATAACATGGATAAAATTCGTGAAATCAATTGGGACTTTTCCAATTTAGAG GATGCCTTCGAGGAGGGAGGAGAGCTTTATGGAAAAACAGTCTACATGTTTGGCAGCACCGAGG CTCAAATGTTGGCTGTAAATGGTCAAGAGAAGGTTGTGCTTATCCCCATTGTGGTGGCA GTGGTTTCTCCAATTCCACCGTCTGATCAGATTGGTATAAAATCTGtgcaaagagagaaagaagaaatatTACCCATGAAGACAATGAAAATGGCATGGATTCCATACATTCCTCTTGAAAATCG tCAAAGTCAAGTtgataggttgaagactcaaataTTTACCATGGGTTGCACCCAGAGAAG ATCTGCTTTAAGGCATCTGAAAGTTGAGCGTGTCAAGCAATATGACTACTGCCTTCCTT ATCTTCAGTCACTTAAAGctgatgaagatgaggatgatACAGTTGTTAACATAATGTTTCCTCTAGAACCTCCG ATTGTCTGTGATTTTGATTGGGAAATGGACGACCTCGAG GAGTTCACTGACAGTCTCATTTCGGAGGAGACATTGCCAGAGGATAAGAAAGATGAATTTAAG GAATATGTTAAGGAGCAGGTTAGAGAAAGGAGGAAAGCACAGCGACAG GCAAAGGAAGCCAGGAAGAAAGCTATAGAGGACATGGATCCAAAGACAAGAGCTGCTTTTGAGAATATGAAGTTCTATAAATTTTACCCGGTTCAGACACCAGACACACCCGacattagcaaagtaaag GTAGCGTATATAAACAGGTACTATGGGAAGGCTCATTTTGTGAGATAG
- the LOC135612914 gene encoding beta-D-xylosidase 4-like, giving the protein MGEAPKSHLLDLLFLFLCFLCFLCSDGVAGQTPVFACDVASNPSLGSYGFCNTSYGTEQRVADLVKRLTLQEKVGFLVNKATAVSRLGIPSYEWWSEALHGVSYVGPGTHFSTLVPGATSFPQVILTAASFNTTLFQAIGKVVSTEARAMHNVGLAGLTYWSPNVNIFRDPRWGRGQETPGEDPLLASKYATGYVRGLQEADEPEKLKVAACCKHYTAYDVDNWKGIERYTFNAVVSKQDLDDTFQPPFKSCVIDGNVASVMCSYNQVNGVPTCADADLLSGTIRGDWKLNGYIVSDCDSVNELYNRQHYTKTPEDAAAISILAGLDLNCGSFLRDHTLAAVQGGKLTEKDVEKAITNNFAVLMRLGFFDGDPRKLPYGGLGPKDVCTPANQELAREAARQGIVLLKNDNGCLPLDSTRIKSLAVIGPNANVTFTMIGNYEGTPCKYTTPLQGLAANVKTVYAAGCANVGCTGNNLQLDSAKAAAAAADFTVLVVGADQSIERESFDRVSLLLPGQQTTLITEVAKVAKGPVILVIMSGGPFDISFAKTNGNISSILWAGYPGEAGGAAIADVIFGYYNPSGRLPVTWYPQSFADSVPMTDMRMRADPSTGYPGRTYRFYTGDTVYEFGDGLSYTDYTHHLVKAPQLVSIPLEEGHSCDSRQCKSVDLAGTGCNDLGFDVHLRVRNSGNRAGSHTVFLFSTPPAVHGAPRKHLVGFEKVFLGPKAVGQVVFKVDVCKDLSVVDELGNRKLALGSHVLHVGSLKHSLSLKV; this is encoded by the exons ATGGGAGAAGCACCAAAATCCCATCTTCTCGACCTGCTCTTCTTGTTCCTCTGCTTCCTGTGTTTCTTGTGCTCCGATGGCGTCGCCGGCCAAACCCCCGTCTTCGCCTGCGACGTCGCCTCGAACCCCAGCCTGGGGAGCTACGGCTTCTGCAACACGTCTTACGGGACGGAGCAGAGGGTGGCGGACTTGGTGAAGCGGCTCACATTGCAGGAAAAAGTAGGGTTCTTGGTGAACAAGGCCACGGCGGTGTCCCGTCTCGGGATTCCCAGCTACGAGTGGTGGTCGGAGGCCCTGCACGGCGTCTCCTACGTCGGCCCGGGGACGCATTTCTCCACCCTCGTTCCCGGGGCGACCAGCTTCCCTCAGGTCATCCTCACAGCGGCCTCGTTTAACACGACACTCTTCCAAGCCATTGGAAAG GTTGTATCAACTGAAGCCAGAGCAATGCACAATGTGGGGCTTGCAGGATTGACATATTGGAGCCCAAATGTCAACATATTTAGAGACCCGAGGTGGGGAAGAGGGCAGGAGACACCAGGAGAGGATCCTCTGCTTGCAAGCAAGTATGCCACTGGCTATGTGAGAGGCTTGCAAGAGGCAGATGAACCAGAGAAGCTCAAGGTTGCTGCTTGCTGCAAGCACTACACAGCCTACGACGTCGATAACTGGAAAGGCATCGAGCGCTACACCTTCAATGCCGTG GTCTCAAAGCAAGATTTGGATGACACCTTTCAACCTCCTTTCAAGAGCTGCGTGATTGATGGCAATGTGGCCAGCGTGATGTGCTCTTACAACCAGGTCAATGGAGTCCCCACCTGTGCAGACGCAGACCTTCTTTCTGGTACCATCAGAGGAGATTGGAAGCTCAATGG TTACATTGTCTCGGATTGCGATTCTGTCAATGAACTCTACAATCGACAGCACTACACTAAAACTCCTGAGGATGCTGCAGCTATCAGCATCTTAGCAG GTCTCGATCTGAACTGTGGGTCGTTCTTGAGAGATCACACCTTGGCTGCGGTCCAGGGAGGCAAGCTGACGGAGAAGGACGTGGAGAAGGCGATCACCAACAACTTCGCCGTCCTGATGCGGCTCGGCTTCTTCGACGGCGATCCTAGGAAGCTCCCTTACGGCGGTCTCGGCCCCAAGGACGTGTGTACGCCGGCCAACCAGGAGCTCGCTCGCGAGGCCGCGAGGCAAGGCATCGTCCTCCTCAAGAACGACAATGGCTGCCTTCCCCTCGACTCCACCCGCATCAAGTCGTTGGCCGTGATCGGCCCGAATGCCAATGTCACCTTCACCATGATCGGCAACTACGAAG GGACACCGTGCAAGTACACGACTCCTCTGCAAGGCCTTGCGGCGAACGTCAAGACCGTGTATGCGGCAGGGTGCGCCAACGTGGGTTGCACCGGGAACAACCTCCAACTGGACTCGGCGAAGGCGGCCGCGGCCGCCGCGGACTTCACAGTCCTCGTCGTCGGAGCCGACCAGTCGATAGAGAGGGAGAGCTTCGACCGGGTGAGCCTGCTCCTCCCTGGGCAACAGACGACCCTCATCACGGAGGTAGCGAAGGTGGCCAAGGGACCGGTGATCCTCGTCATCATGTCCGGCGGCCCGTTCGACATCTCGTTCGCCAAAACCAACGGCAATATATCGAGCATCTTGTGGGCGGGGTACCCCGGCGAAGCCGGAGGAGCTGCCATAGCCGACGTCATCTTCGGATACTACAATCCAA GTGGCAGACTGCCTGTTACGTGGTACCCTCAATCCTTCGCAGACTCAGTCCCGATGACTGACATGCGCATGAGGGCGGATCCATCGACGGGCTACCCCGGCCGCACCTATCGGTTCTACACCGGCGACACCGTCTACGAATTCGGCGACGGCCTCAGCTACACCGACTACACCCACCACCTCGTCAAGGCTCCCCAGCTGGTCTCCATACCCCTCGAAGAGGGCCACTCGTGCGACTCCCGGCAGTGCAAGTCCGTCGACCTCGCCGGAACCGGGTGCAACGACCTGGGATTCGACGTGCACTTGCGGGTGCGGAACTCGGGAAACAGAGCGGGGAGCCACACGGTGTTCCTCTTCTCCACTCCGCCGGCGGTGCACGGCGCCCCGAGGAAGCACCTGGTGGGGTTTGAGAAGGTCTTCTTGGGGCCGAAAGCGGTGGGCCAGGTGGTGTTCAAGGTCGACGTTTGCAAGGACCTGAGCGTGGTGGATGAACTCGGGAACCGGAAGCTGGCGTTGGGGTCTCATGTCCTGCACGTGGGGAGCTTGAAGCACTCACTGAGCTTGAAGGTTTGA
- the LOC135611600 gene encoding uncharacterized protein LOC135611600: MTTPSRRTSGPVLAFRPSISPRACGCASFASSSSRITGRSRNSFSQQRSAQPPAPPVRFSLDRSISYGCSLKRSPASPARRTCLCSPSTHPGSFRCSLHKGLDHHNPSHVVAAAAASPSNRLNARRSAMANSLVRIGAVEGEWVKRALAALIRPSSHQQRRRTNFQPRPTRLSRMSKAVQPIDLESGS, encoded by the coding sequence ATGACAACGCCTTCAAGAAGAACCAGCGGTCCGGTGCTCGCTTTCCGGCCATCGATCTCTCCCCGAGCCTGCGGCTGTGCCTCCTTCGCCTCGTCGTCGTCCAGGATCACCGGTCGCTCCCGTAACTCCTTTTCCCAGCAACGATCCGCCCAACCTCCGGCCCCTCCCGTCCGTTTCTCCCTCGACCGATCCATCTCCTATGGCTGCTCCTTAAAGCGATCCCCAGCCTCTCCCGCCCGCCGCACCTGTCTCTGCTCCCCATCCACCCACCCTGGATCCTTCCGCTGCAGCCTCCACAAGGGCCTCGACCACCATAACCCCAGCcacgtcgtcgccgccgctgccgcttcgCCCTCGAACAGGCTTAACGCCCGTAGGTCCGCGATGGCCAACTCACTGGTCCGGATCGGGGCCGTGGAGGGAGAGTGGGTGAAGCGCGCCCTTGCCGCCCTCATCCGCCCCTCCTCCCATCAGCAGCGGAGGCGAACCAACTTCCAACCCCGCCCCACCCGCCTCTCCCGGATGTCCAAGGCCGTCCAACCCATAGATCTCGAATCAGGTTCGTAG